A window of the Acanthochromis polyacanthus isolate Apoly-LR-REF ecotype Palm Island chromosome 10, KAUST_Apoly_ChrSc, whole genome shotgun sequence genome harbors these coding sequences:
- the LOC127535813 gene encoding protein IWS1 homolog gives MQQNDTPKHRIQPFFTNRTETVGLVHTLTHLGLKPVVFWKDHQEGPTGRTTKKDNQEGPSGRTTRKANQEGPPGRTTRKDHQEGLKGRTTRKDNQKGPPRRTTRKDHQEGPTGRTTKKDNQEGPSGRTTRKEGQPGRTNRKDNQKGPPRRTTRKDQQEGQPERTTKKDNQEGPPGRTNRKYQQEGPTGRTTKKDHQEGPSGRTTRKANQEGPPGRTTRKDHQEGLTGRTTRKDNQKGPPRRTIRKDHQEGPPGRTNRKDQQEGPPRRTTRKDHQEGPPGRPTRKDHQEGPPGRTIRKDQQEGPSGRPTRKDHQEGQPGRTIRKDHQEGQPGRTTRKDNQEGPSGRTTRKDHQEGPPGRPTRKDHQEGQPGRTIRKDHQEGQPGRTTRKDHQEGPTGRANTKDQQEGPTLRTTRKAEHE, from the exons ATGCAGCAGAATGACACTCCTAAACACAGAATTCAGCCGTTTTTCAccaacagaacagaaacagtggGTTTAGTCCACACTCTGACACATTTAGGGCTGAAACCAGTCGTGTTCTG GAAGGACCACCAGGAAGGACCAACAGGAAGGACCACCAAGAAGGACAACCAGGAAGGACCATCAGGAAGGACCACCAGGAAGGCCAACCAGGAAGGACCACCAGGAAGGACCACCAGGAAGGACCATCAGGAAGGCCTAAAAGGAAGGACCACTAGGAAGGACAACCAGAAAGGACCACCAAGAAGGACAACCAGGAAGGACCACCAGGAAGGACCAACAGGAAGGACCACCAAGAAGGACAACCAGGAAGGACCATCAGGAAGGACCACCAGGAAG GAAGGACAACCAGGAAGGACCAACAGGAAGGACAACCAGAAAGGACCACCAAGAAGGACAACCAGGAAGGACCAACAGGAAGGACAACCAGAAAGGACCACCAAGAAGGACAACCAGGAAGGACCACCAGGAAGGACCAACAGGAAGTACCAACAGGAAGGACCAACAGGAAGGACCACCAAGAAGGACCACCAGGAAGGACCATCAGGAAGGACCACCAGGAAGGCCAACCAGGAAGGACCACCAGGAAGGACCACCAGGAAGGACCATCAGGAAGGCCTAACAGGAAGGACCACTAGGAAGGACAACCAGAAAGGACCACCAAGAAGGACAATCAGGAAGGACCACCAGGAAGGACCACCAGGAAGGACCAACAGGAAGGACCAACAGGAAGGACCACCAAGAAGGACAACCAGGAAGGACCATCAGGAAGGACCACCAGGAAGGCCAACCAGGAAGGACCACCAGGAAGGACCACCAGGAAGGACCATCAGGAAGGACCAACAGGAAGGACCATCAGGAAGGCCAACCAGGAAGGACCACCAGGAAGGACAACCAGGAAGGACCATCAGGAAGGACCACCAGGAAGGCCAACCAGGAAGGACCACCAGGAAGGACAACCAGGAAGGACCATCAGGAAGGACCACCAGGAAGGACCACCAGGAAGGACCACCAGGAAGGCCAACCAGGAAGGACCACCAGGAAGGACAACCAGGAAGGACCATCAGGAAGGACCACCAGGAAGGCCAACCAGGAAGGACCACCAGGAAGGACCATCAGGAAGGACCAACAGGAAGGGCCAACACTAAGGACCAACAGGAAGGGCCAACACTAAGGACAACCAGGAAGGCCGAACATGAATGA